In Oncorhynchus gorbuscha isolate QuinsamMale2020 ecotype Even-year linkage group LG08, OgorEven_v1.0, whole genome shotgun sequence, one genomic interval encodes:
- the si:ch73-193i2.2 gene encoding transient receptor potential cation channel subfamily A member 1 isoform X1, with translation MRRLNRVSASGCYNPAMEMEMTDGVVNQSEQQPVVGRAISKASVSSAARAAAQWASYTCSRWKRACRQYVKRKPTGEFFETMYKGLALDEDVIDGGDKSFHLNKRLLDHFRELASSNQDTDEVDLQYLSDVIADGADPNSTDRYGQTVLHEISRAWNVDVMRFFLDRGADVLRPDSYGVTPLHVAAALDYEEMIHFLLERKADIGAQTNMDHQTPLHYAAKNDAVGAVKVLLQYGADISARDYKRRTPLQLAANLDRSEAARTLMELGADAGVKDSDGQLCITAMIDKMTSVAHLALNQFHVTDRMTRQQFYYLHLLEPEPPCKQNPPGQGSQEGVASEPTSPLEFIVHQGKLDLIMHPVVLKLINVKWKLYGRSVHRLGAWILLLLNFLFIVSWTTVAISVSVIRTEEPYVFPEDWWRVFGVVVALGLTVVEVGREVAEMIGSSRKLRSWQSWCEHRTNDDLRCTHPMWPEEKHFLEEQIKLIHRMKGNYLQDPWNIFDWLVYILLMAVFGIHVADIFLLGGTLRDYSLRLFAVVIIFLWLRLMKHVRAFRVMGPFIVMLGKIVGDVLRFLFLYAEIFIPYACAFWIIFGGQASIPSMRTVPQLLYSLYRITLVDEYEFNAMVEVDSIMAHFLCGTFLALSSILCVNLMIALLSDTFQRVYDNALANAVMQQAAIILQVEESMPRLCRFYDDQHIHRFCAPLGELYDDDIRTDSKRHAELKTITTQIKETLDEFLEIQKEVNPPEQGRPDESDRASGERCFSFPVQGEHLQTLQRLQVDQTQQSQDLSALRADMKNLQALIHQLIQSQTSSCVGCGVTVKAAESTGSEPVEAPPYRASTG, from the exons ATGAGGAGACTGAACCGGGTTAGTGCCTCTGGCTGTTACAACCCTGCCATGGAGATGGAGATGACCGATGGAGTTGTCAACCAG TCTGAACAGCAGCCAGTTGTTGGACGTGCGATCTCGAAGGCATCTGTGTCCAGTGCTGCGAGGGCAGCTGCCCAGTGGGCGTCATACACCTGCAGCCGCTGGAAACGAGCCTGCCGTCAGTATGTGAAGAGAAAACCCACAG GGGAATTCTTTGAGACCATGTACAAAGGCTTGGCCTTGGATGAAGATGTCATAGATGGAGGAGACAAAAGCTTCCACCTCAATAAAAGACTGCTAGACCATTTCAGAGAACTGGCTTCCAGCAATCAGGACACTGATGAG GTGGACCTTCAGTACCTGAGTGATGTAATCGCAGATGGAGCCGACCCCAACTCAACGGACCGATACGGACAAACTGTCTTGCATGAG ATCTCGAGGGCGTGGAATGTGGACGTGATGCGTTTCTTCCTGGACAGGGGGGCTGATGTTCTGCGTCCTGACTCCTACGGGGTCACGCCCCTGCACGTGGCCGCAGCTCTGGACTACGAGGAGATGATCCACTTCTTGTTGGAGAGGAAAG CCGACATTGGTGCTCAGACCAACATGGATCATCAGACACCTCTGCACTACGCTGCTAAGAATGACGCGGTGGGGGCAGTCAAGGTGCTGCTGCAGTATGGGGCAGACATCTCCGCGCGAGACTACAAAAGGAGAACCCCTCTACAACTGGCTGCCAACCTAG ACAGGAGTGAGGCTGCACGGACACTAATGGAACTAGGGGCTGATGCTGGGGTAAAGGACTCTGATGGTCAGCTTTGCATCACCGCCATGATTGACAAGATGACCTCAGTG GCTCATTTGGCTCTGAACCAGTTCCATGTGACTGACCGGATGACCAGGCAGCAGTTCTACTACCTTCACCTGCTGGAGCCAGAGCCACCCTGCAAGCAGAATCCACCAGGACAGGGCTCACAAG AGGGTGTTGCCAGTGAGCCTACATCACCA ctGGAGTTCATTGTACACCAGGGGAAGTTGGATCTCATCATGCACCCTGTGGTTCTGAAGCTCATCAATGTCAAGTGGAAACTATATGGCAGGTCAGTTCATCG gttgggggcttggATACTCCTACTCCTTAACTTCCTGTTTATAGTCTCCTGGACGACCGTGGCCATCTCTGTGTCTGTCATCCGAACCGAGGAGCCTTATGTTTTCCCTGAG GACTGGTGGCGTGTGTTTGGGGTGGTGGTGGCTCTGGGGCTAACAGTGGTGGAGGTGGGCCGGGAAGTGGCAGAGATGATAGGCTCCAGCAGGAAGCTAAGGAGCTGGCAGAGTTGGTGTGAGCATCGCACCAACGATGACCTGCGCTGCACACACCCAATGTGGCCCGAG GAAAAACATTTCTTGGAAGAGCAAATCAAGTTGATCCACCGTATGAAGGGAAACTACTTACAAGACCCCTG GAACATATTTGATTGGCTGGTGTACATACTGCTGATGGCTGTGTTCGGGATCCATGTGGCAGACATCTTCTTGCTTGGAGGAACACTGCGGGACTACAGCCTGCGCCTCTTCGCTGTGGTCATCATCTTCCTCTGGCTCCGGCTGATGAAACATGTCCGAGCCTTCAG GGTTATGGGTCCTTTCATTGTCATGCTGGGGAAGATTGTGGGGGATGTGCTACGTTTCCTCTTCCTATATGCAGAGATCTTTATCCCTTACGCGTGTGCCTTCTGGATTATATTTGGAG GTCAGGCGTCAATACCCAGTATGCGGACTGTACCCCAGCTGCTCTACAGCCTGTACCGCATCACTCTGGTGGACGAGTATGAGTTTAACGCCATGGTGGAGGTGGACTCGATCATGGCCCACTTCCTCTGTGGTACCTTTCTGGCTCTGTCCTCCATTCTGTGTGTCAACCTGATGATTGCCCTTCTCTCGGACACCTTCCAAAG GGTGTATGACAATGCACTGGCCAATGCAGTAATGCAGCAAGCAGCCATTATCCTGCAGGTGGAGGAATCCATGCCCCGTCTCTGCCGTTTCTATGACGACCAGCACATCCACCGCTTCTGTGCCCCTCTTGGGGAGTTATACGACGATGACATCAGAACTGACTCAAAGCGGCACGCTGAGCTGAAGACGATCACCACTCAGATCAAG GAGACCCTAGATGAGTTCCTGGAGATCCAAAAAGAAGTGAATCCCCCCGAACAAGGACGACCTGATGAGAGTGACAGGGCCTCAGG GGAGAGGTGCTTCTCATTCCCTGTGCAGGGGGAACACCTGCAGACTCTGCAGAGGCTCCAGGTGGACCAGACCCAGCAGAGCCAGGACCTCAGTGCCCTGAGGGCAGACATGAAGAACCTGCAGGCCCTGATCCACCAACTGATCCAGTCCCAGACCAGCTCAT GTgtgggctgtggtgtgactgtgaaGGCAGCAGAAAGCACTGGGTCAGAGCCCGTCGAAGCGCCACCATACAG
- the si:ch73-193i2.2 gene encoding transient receptor potential cation channel subfamily V member 5 isoform X2: MRRLNRVSASGCYNPAMEMEMTDGVVNQSEQQPVVGRAISKASVSSAARAAAQWASYTCSRWKRACRQYVKRKPTGEFFETMYKGLALDEDVIDGGDKSFHLNKRLLDHFRELASSNQDTDEVDLQYLSDVIADGADPNSTDRYGQTVLHEISRAWNVDVMRFFLDRGADVLRPDSYGVTPLHVAAALDYEEMIHFLLERKADIGAQTNMDHQTPLHYAAKNDAVGAVKVLLQYGADISARDYKRRTPLQLAANLDRSEAARTLMELGADAGVKDSDGQLCITAMIDKMTSVAHLALNQFHVTDRMTRQQFYYLHLLEPEPPCKQNPPGQGSQEGVASEPTSPLEFIVHQGKLDLIMHPVVLKLINVKWKLYGRLGAWILLLLNFLFIVSWTTVAISVSVIRTEEPYVFPEDWWRVFGVVVALGLTVVEVGREVAEMIGSSRKLRSWQSWCEHRTNDDLRCTHPMWPEEKHFLEEQIKLIHRMKGNYLQDPWNIFDWLVYILLMAVFGIHVADIFLLGGTLRDYSLRLFAVVIIFLWLRLMKHVRAFRVMGPFIVMLGKIVGDVLRFLFLYAEIFIPYACAFWIIFGGQASIPSMRTVPQLLYSLYRITLVDEYEFNAMVEVDSIMAHFLCGTFLALSSILCVNLMIALLSDTFQRVYDNALANAVMQQAAIILQVEESMPRLCRFYDDQHIHRFCAPLGELYDDDIRTDSKRHAELKTITTQIKETLDEFLEIQKEVNPPEQGRPDESDRASGERCFSFPVQGEHLQTLQRLQVDQTQQSQDLSALRADMKNLQALIHQLIQSQTSSCVGCGVTVKAAESTGSEPVEAPPYRASTG; encoded by the exons ATGAGGAGACTGAACCGGGTTAGTGCCTCTGGCTGTTACAACCCTGCCATGGAGATGGAGATGACCGATGGAGTTGTCAACCAG TCTGAACAGCAGCCAGTTGTTGGACGTGCGATCTCGAAGGCATCTGTGTCCAGTGCTGCGAGGGCAGCTGCCCAGTGGGCGTCATACACCTGCAGCCGCTGGAAACGAGCCTGCCGTCAGTATGTGAAGAGAAAACCCACAG GGGAATTCTTTGAGACCATGTACAAAGGCTTGGCCTTGGATGAAGATGTCATAGATGGAGGAGACAAAAGCTTCCACCTCAATAAAAGACTGCTAGACCATTTCAGAGAACTGGCTTCCAGCAATCAGGACACTGATGAG GTGGACCTTCAGTACCTGAGTGATGTAATCGCAGATGGAGCCGACCCCAACTCAACGGACCGATACGGACAAACTGTCTTGCATGAG ATCTCGAGGGCGTGGAATGTGGACGTGATGCGTTTCTTCCTGGACAGGGGGGCTGATGTTCTGCGTCCTGACTCCTACGGGGTCACGCCCCTGCACGTGGCCGCAGCTCTGGACTACGAGGAGATGATCCACTTCTTGTTGGAGAGGAAAG CCGACATTGGTGCTCAGACCAACATGGATCATCAGACACCTCTGCACTACGCTGCTAAGAATGACGCGGTGGGGGCAGTCAAGGTGCTGCTGCAGTATGGGGCAGACATCTCCGCGCGAGACTACAAAAGGAGAACCCCTCTACAACTGGCTGCCAACCTAG ACAGGAGTGAGGCTGCACGGACACTAATGGAACTAGGGGCTGATGCTGGGGTAAAGGACTCTGATGGTCAGCTTTGCATCACCGCCATGATTGACAAGATGACCTCAGTG GCTCATTTGGCTCTGAACCAGTTCCATGTGACTGACCGGATGACCAGGCAGCAGTTCTACTACCTTCACCTGCTGGAGCCAGAGCCACCCTGCAAGCAGAATCCACCAGGACAGGGCTCACAAG AGGGTGTTGCCAGTGAGCCTACATCACCA ctGGAGTTCATTGTACACCAGGGGAAGTTGGATCTCATCATGCACCCTGTGGTTCTGAAGCTCATCAATGTCAAGTGGAAACTATATGGCAG gttgggggcttggATACTCCTACTCCTTAACTTCCTGTTTATAGTCTCCTGGACGACCGTGGCCATCTCTGTGTCTGTCATCCGAACCGAGGAGCCTTATGTTTTCCCTGAG GACTGGTGGCGTGTGTTTGGGGTGGTGGTGGCTCTGGGGCTAACAGTGGTGGAGGTGGGCCGGGAAGTGGCAGAGATGATAGGCTCCAGCAGGAAGCTAAGGAGCTGGCAGAGTTGGTGTGAGCATCGCACCAACGATGACCTGCGCTGCACACACCCAATGTGGCCCGAG GAAAAACATTTCTTGGAAGAGCAAATCAAGTTGATCCACCGTATGAAGGGAAACTACTTACAAGACCCCTG GAACATATTTGATTGGCTGGTGTACATACTGCTGATGGCTGTGTTCGGGATCCATGTGGCAGACATCTTCTTGCTTGGAGGAACACTGCGGGACTACAGCCTGCGCCTCTTCGCTGTGGTCATCATCTTCCTCTGGCTCCGGCTGATGAAACATGTCCGAGCCTTCAG GGTTATGGGTCCTTTCATTGTCATGCTGGGGAAGATTGTGGGGGATGTGCTACGTTTCCTCTTCCTATATGCAGAGATCTTTATCCCTTACGCGTGTGCCTTCTGGATTATATTTGGAG GTCAGGCGTCAATACCCAGTATGCGGACTGTACCCCAGCTGCTCTACAGCCTGTACCGCATCACTCTGGTGGACGAGTATGAGTTTAACGCCATGGTGGAGGTGGACTCGATCATGGCCCACTTCCTCTGTGGTACCTTTCTGGCTCTGTCCTCCATTCTGTGTGTCAACCTGATGATTGCCCTTCTCTCGGACACCTTCCAAAG GGTGTATGACAATGCACTGGCCAATGCAGTAATGCAGCAAGCAGCCATTATCCTGCAGGTGGAGGAATCCATGCCCCGTCTCTGCCGTTTCTATGACGACCAGCACATCCACCGCTTCTGTGCCCCTCTTGGGGAGTTATACGACGATGACATCAGAACTGACTCAAAGCGGCACGCTGAGCTGAAGACGATCACCACTCAGATCAAG GAGACCCTAGATGAGTTCCTGGAGATCCAAAAAGAAGTGAATCCCCCCGAACAAGGACGACCTGATGAGAGTGACAGGGCCTCAGG GGAGAGGTGCTTCTCATTCCCTGTGCAGGGGGAACACCTGCAGACTCTGCAGAGGCTCCAGGTGGACCAGACCCAGCAGAGCCAGGACCTCAGTGCCCTGAGGGCAGACATGAAGAACCTGCAGGCCCTGATCCACCAACTGATCCAGTCCCAGACCAGCTCAT GTgtgggctgtggtgtgactgtgaaGGCAGCAGAAAGCACTGGGTCAGAGCCCGTCGAAGCGCCACCATACAG